The Deinococcus detaillensis genome contains a region encoding:
- the cdaA gene encoding diadenylate cyclase CdaA — MLLTTSLKDLLDIVLVATLFYQGYMLLSGTRAVNVLRGVLVFVLAWAVSNFLQLTALNSLLGRIAPVGLFALVVVFQPELRAALEQIGRTRVRDVGASGAALQDISRAMERMAERKTGALIAIERRTPLGEYAATGVKLDAQISAPFIEALFARNAPLHDGGMIVQSGRVLAAACLFPLQASDGIYRRYGTRHRAAIGLSELTDAVVLVVSEERGSIRLATGGRLSADLTGAELRDRLRELVYE, encoded by the coding sequence GTGCTACTCACCACATCTCTCAAAGACTTGCTGGACATCGTGCTGGTGGCGACGCTGTTTTATCAGGGGTACATGCTGCTCAGCGGCACCCGCGCCGTCAACGTGCTGCGCGGCGTGCTGGTCTTTGTGCTGGCGTGGGCCGTGTCCAATTTCTTGCAGCTCACGGCGCTCAACTCGCTCCTCGGGCGCATCGCTCCAGTGGGCCTGTTTGCGCTGGTGGTGGTGTTTCAGCCCGAGTTGCGGGCGGCTTTGGAGCAGATCGGGCGCACCCGCGTGCGCGACGTGGGAGCCAGCGGCGCGGCGCTGCAAGACATCTCGCGGGCGATGGAGCGGATGGCCGAGCGCAAAACCGGAGCGCTCATCGCTATCGAGCGCCGCACGCCGCTGGGCGAGTACGCCGCCACCGGGGTTAAGCTTGACGCCCAGATCAGCGCTCCCTTTATCGAGGCGCTGTTTGCCCGCAACGCCCCGCTGCACGACGGCGGCATGATCGTGCAGTCAGGCCGGGTGCTGGCCGCCGCCTGCCTCTTTCCCCTCCAGGCCAGCGACGGCATCTACCGGCGCTACGGTACCCGCCACCGCGCCGCGATTGGTCTATCGGAACTCACCGACGCGGTGGTGCTGGTGGTCAGCGAGGAGCGCGGCAGCATCCGGCTGGCGACTGGTGGGCGGCTGAGCGCTGATTTGACCGGCGCGGAACTGCGCGACCGCCTGCGCGAGTTGGTGTACGAATGA
- a CDS encoding CdaR family protein: MSRPALSVNRVSHFVRYWWQRLLHNLPQKFLALLLAFALWFVATEDRRASIQQNFSVAVDVRDTTGGSEKRAVSGLNPASVIVTLSGSRQRLAALNASDIQAFVDITDLPDGEFSRTVRVVGPDATRSLKVAPTVAQGRIDAELSRTQPVILSVTAPPSDSVPRYVLAPRQVTVSGPSQVVGTVERVITEPVTLSQGNQTEARLLALDAKGKTVDVRLTPSSITVDRIDSGNLPIRSVPVRLSGVPSNLSVLSSNVEPSTVRLIGPAETLARISSVTASVVYRPGTFSAQPSLVLPDGVRALDRVTVQLTVAAK; the protein is encoded by the coding sequence GTGAGCCGCCCTGCCCTGAGTGTGAACCGGGTTTCCCACTTCGTGCGCTACTGGTGGCAGCGCCTGCTGCACAACTTGCCGCAGAAGTTTCTGGCGCTGCTGCTGGCCTTTGCGCTGTGGTTCGTGGCCACCGAAGACCGCCGCGCCAGCATTCAGCAAAATTTTAGTGTGGCCGTCGACGTGCGCGACACCACCGGGGGCAGCGAAAAACGGGCGGTCAGCGGCCTGAATCCGGCCAGCGTGATCGTGACCCTCAGCGGTAGCCGCCAGCGCCTCGCGGCCCTGAATGCCAGCGATATTCAGGCGTTCGTGGACATCACCGACTTGCCCGACGGCGAATTCAGCCGCACCGTGCGGGTGGTCGGCCCCGACGCCACCCGCAGCCTCAAGGTCGCGCCGACGGTGGCGCAGGGCCGCATCGACGCCGAGCTGAGCCGCACCCAGCCGGTGATCCTCAGTGTCACCGCGCCGCCCAGCGACAGCGTGCCGAGGTACGTTCTCGCGCCGCGCCAGGTCACGGTCAGCGGGCCGAGTCAGGTGGTCGGCACCGTCGAGCGGGTGATTACCGAGCCGGTGACGCTCTCGCAGGGCAACCAGACCGAGGCCCGTTTGTTGGCGCTGGACGCCAAAGGCAAAACGGTGGACGTGCGCCTGACACCTTCGAGCATCACGGTGGACCGGATCGACAGCGGCAATTTGCCGATTCGCAGCGTGCCGGTCAGGCTCAGCGGGGTGCCGAGCAATCTGAGCGTGCTTTCGTCCAACGTCGAGCCGTCCACCGTGCGGCTGATCGGCCCCGCCGAGACGCTGGCCCGCATCAGTAGCGTGACCGCCAGCGTCGTCTACCGACCCGGCACCTTCAGCGCACAGCCCAGCCTGGTGCTGCCTGACGGTGTCCGCGCCCTTGACCGGGTGACGGTGCAGCTCACGGTGGCGGCCAAATGA
- a CDS encoding ATP-binding cassette domain-containing protein: MTAQRAEARPEQPLAELIGVSTGRGVPPLQNVTFSLRPGEAWLISGPNGGGKSTFLKLLRGELSPTQGKRSYFLGGQPRTSAVRAMKALALVSPEQEAFYLTRDWVQTVADVLLSGYSGDTLRLWEASPEAAARLAEVSAQVGLQALLERDFRTLSHGQRRRALLGRALMPRPAALLLDEFTDGLSVTARRELRGVLESVAAQGVAVVLVTHRPEEAPQLAWKHAHIAAGKLIVDAPPPALPSRPAAFELTAPAQEKGRVLVQLEQAEVYRNGHHALGPITWTWREGQHWLVTGENGCGKSTLARLVAGEFHPALGGRVSRPFLRRDLLSERQQHIGLLGAELAIRQRRDWSGREVIGSAFGGTEGFTHPLSAEQQEQVEGLAERLGAADLLSRSAETLSQGQLRRLLLGRALIHRPKLLIVDEGLDFLDVAARKEVLALLGEMMAGGTHLLVIAHREEDAPVGMTHHLKLEAGRVVGLLPSP; this comes from the coding sequence ATGACGGCGCAGCGGGCCGAGGCCCGTCCAGAACAGCCGCTGGCCGAGTTGATCGGTGTCTCCACCGGACGCGGGGTGCCGCCGCTGCAAAACGTGACGTTTAGCCTCAGACCCGGTGAGGCGTGGCTCATTTCCGGCCCGAACGGCGGCGGCAAAAGCACTTTTCTTAAGTTGCTGCGCGGCGAGTTGTCGCCCACGCAGGGCAAGCGCAGCTATTTTCTGGGCGGTCAGCCACGAACGTCGGCGGTGCGGGCCATGAAAGCGCTGGCCCTCGTTTCGCCGGAGCAAGAAGCCTTTTACCTGACCCGCGACTGGGTGCAGACGGTGGCCGACGTGCTGCTCTCCGGTTACAGCGGCGACACCCTCAGGCTGTGGGAGGCTTCCCCCGAAGCGGCGGCGCGGCTGGCCGAAGTCTCGGCGCAAGTCGGCTTACAAGCATTGCTGGAGCGCGATTTTAGAACACTCAGTCACGGTCAGCGCCGCCGCGCTCTGCTGGGCCGCGCCCTGATGCCGCGCCCCGCTGCCCTGCTGCTCGACGAATTCACCGACGGCCTGAGCGTCACGGCCCGCAGGGAACTGCGCGGCGTGCTGGAGAGCGTGGCGGCGCAGGGGGTGGCGGTGGTGCTGGTCACGCACCGCCCTGAAGAAGCGCCCCAGTTGGCCTGGAAACACGCCCACATCGCCGCCGGAAAACTGATTGTGGACGCGCCGCCGCCTGCCTTGCCCAGCCGACCCGCCGCCTTTGAATTGACTGCGCCCGCCCAAGAAAAGGGCCGTGTTCTGGTGCAACTCGAACAGGCTGAGGTCTACCGCAACGGCCACCACGCCCTCGGCCCCATCACTTGGACGTGGCGCGAAGGACAGCACTGGCTGGTGACCGGCGAAAACGGCTGCGGCAAAAGCACCCTGGCCCGTTTGGTGGCCGGAGAATTTCACCCGGCGCTCGGAGGCCGGGTCAGCCGACCTTTCCTGAGACGCGATCTGCTCAGCGAGCGCCAGCAGCACATCGGCCTGCTGGGAGCCGAACTCGCCATTCGCCAGCGCCGCGACTGGAGCGGCAGAGAAGTCATCGGCTCGGCTTTTGGCGGCACCGAGGGGTTTACCCACCCGCTGAGCGCCGAGCAGCAGGAGCAGGTCGAAGGATTGGCCGAGCGCCTCGGAGCCGCCGACCTGCTCAGCCGCTCCGCCGAAACGCTGTCGCAGGGCCAACTCCGGCGGCTGCTGCTGGGCCGGGCGCTGATTCACCGCCCCAAACTCCTGATCGTCGACGAGGGGCTGGACTTTCTGGACGTCGCCGCCCGAAAAGAGGTGCTGGCCCTGCTCGGCGAGATGATGGCGGGCGGCACCCACCTGCTGGTGATCGCCCACCGCGAGGAGGACGCCCCGGTAGGAATGACGCACCATTTGAAGTTGGAGGCAGGACGGGTGGTGGGGCTTTTGCCGAGTCCTTGA
- a CDS encoding cupredoxin domain-containing protein, which produces MLPRLFARILVGCAALNLGFSLAAPAAVYPFRHNLPPTLEPQAAGQLTVQTLASGRTESLLSLSGLTPQTAYMAHYHALGAQPGASACDSDGPVTLGFPAFKADAQGRASVKLSAAPNVLAGNAGAYVNVHLASDPASVPLCAAVLKVAVLNGKAAPVNAKAAPAPVSLQKISIIDNAFRPPTLSIKVGDTVTWTHDGQITHNVKSTTAAGPQSGDLHHGDTYSFTFKQAGTYLFYCSYHEGMSGTITVTNR; this is translated from the coding sequence ATGCTGCCCAGGTTATTTGCCCGTATCCTCGTTGGTTGTGCCGCCCTGAATCTGGGCTTCTCGCTGGCCGCGCCCGCCGCCGTTTATCCGTTCCGTCACAATCTGCCCCCCACCCTTGAGCCTCAGGCTGCCGGTCAACTGACGGTGCAGACACTGGCATCTGGGCGCACCGAATCGCTGCTGAGTCTCAGCGGCCTGACGCCCCAGACCGCTTACATGGCCCACTATCACGCGCTGGGCGCTCAACCCGGGGCCTCGGCGTGCGACTCTGACGGCCCGGTGACGTTGGGATTTCCCGCCTTCAAAGCTGACGCGCAGGGGCGGGCCAGCGTCAAGCTGAGCGCCGCGCCGAATGTGCTGGCCGGCAACGCGGGCGCGTATGTCAATGTCCACCTGGCGAGTGACCCGGCCAGCGTGCCGCTGTGCGCCGCCGTACTCAAGGTCGCCGTACTGAATGGCAAGGCCGCGCCCGTGAATGCAAAGGCCGCGCCCGCGCCGGTCAGCTTGCAAAAGATCAGCATCATCGACAATGCCTTTCGCCCGCCTACCCTCAGTATCAAGGTGGGCGACACCGTGACCTGGACGCACGACGGCCAGATTACCCACAACGTCAAATCCACCACCGCCGCCGGCCCTCAATCCGGAGACCTGCACCACGGCGATACCTACAGTTTTACCTTCAAACAGGCGGGCACGTATTTGTTTTACTGCTCGTACCATGAAGGCATGAGCGGGACCATCACTGTGACCAACCGCTAA
- a CDS encoding CHRD domain-containing protein, with protein MMKASKVILGMAAMSMLGSCAMMMAKPTTYTFKHNAVAADPSAMGTAAVMADSAGMSKTTLTLSGLTPGKAYIAHYHAFGPDSSTNPCASNGPVSVGFPNFTADAAGSATVMLSADMTKIAGDMGAYINVHYASDPSVVPVCAAIKMTKG; from the coding sequence ATGATGAAAGCAAGCAAAGTTATTTTGGGAATGGCGGCCATGTCGATGCTGGGATCGTGCGCCATGATGATGGCCAAGCCCACCACCTACACCTTCAAGCACAACGCAGTGGCAGCGGATCCGTCGGCGATGGGCACGGCGGCCGTCATGGCCGATAGCGCCGGCATGAGCAAAACCACCCTGACCCTCAGCGGCCTGACGCCCGGCAAAGCCTACATTGCCCACTACCACGCCTTCGGCCCGGATTCGAGCACTAATCCGTGTGCGTCTAACGGCCCCGTCAGCGTCGGGTTCCCCAACTTCACCGCTGACGCCGCCGGAAGCGCCACGGTGATGCTGAGCGCCGACATGACCAAGATCGCCGGTGACATGGGCGCTTACATCAACGTCCACTACGCCAGCGATCCCAGCGTCGTGCCGGTGTGCGCCGCGATCAAAATGACCAAGGGCTAA
- a CDS encoding DUF4384 domain-containing protein — protein sequence MKKTLISAVTLGLSLGLLSAPAHAAPKISAQSIIVNPLPASLSVQVWTDRDTSGSKVPNYKVNDKIRIYTRVSSDAYVYLFNVDPNGKVDMILPNRFASGANFVKANTVKAFPAAGDQFTFDIAAPYGLNKVLALASLTPLNTSSIASFSDSQSNFAVSNVQGQQQLAQALSIVVNPVQNPIPQNSWISDVAYYNVAYGSTGNAAPVYNSPVVTLPAWNTQPVWRTQFESQQTTAQIYIQYANELQSKGYRLVNRDERGNTVNARFQGDDSAQLIISVRGGKFDVQIIRR from the coding sequence ATGAAAAAGACCCTGATCTCCGCCGTCACCCTCGGCCTTTCGCTTGGTCTCCTGAGCGCTCCCGCCCACGCCGCGCCCAAGATCAGTGCCCAGAGCATCATCGTCAACCCGCTTCCGGCCTCGCTCTCGGTGCAGGTCTGGACGGACCGCGACACCTCCGGCTCGAAGGTGCCCAACTACAAGGTCAACGACAAGATTCGCATCTACACCCGCGTCAGCAGCGACGCGTACGTGTACCTCTTCAACGTTGACCCCAACGGCAAAGTGGACATGATTTTGCCCAACCGCTTTGCCAGCGGCGCGAACTTCGTCAAGGCCAACACCGTCAAGGCGTTCCCGGCCGCCGGCGATCAGTTCACCTTCGACATCGCCGCGCCCTACGGCCTCAACAAAGTCTTGGCGCTGGCCAGCTTGACCCCGCTCAACACCTCCTCGATTGCCAGCTTCAGTGACAGCCAGAGCAACTTTGCCGTGAGCAACGTGCAGGGCCAGCAGCAGCTCGCCCAGGCGCTGAGCATCGTGGTCAACCCGGTTCAGAACCCGATTCCCCAGAACAGCTGGATCAGTGACGTGGCGTACTACAACGTGGCCTACGGCTCCACCGGCAACGCGGCTCCGGTCTACAACTCGCCCGTCGTGACGCTGCCGGCTTGGAACACCCAGCCCGTCTGGCGCACCCAGTTCGAGAGCCAGCAGACCACCGCTCAGATCTACATCCAGTACGCCAACGAACTGCAAAGCAAGGGCTACCGCTTGGTCAACCGTGACGAGCGCGGCAACACCGTCAACGCCCGCTTTCAAGGCGACGACAGCGCCCAGCTGATCATCAGCGTGCGCGGCGGCAAGTTCGACGTGCAGATTATTCGCCGCTGA
- the clpS gene encoding ATP-dependent Clp protease adapter ClpS, with amino-acid sequence MTRRTPADPRFNDQSNTQTLERTQITRPRLYRVLLLNDDYTPMEFVVMVLGRYFRKSDSDAEMIMLAVHRKGQGVAGVYTREVAETKVAQVIEHARSEGYPLRVVAEPEPSA; translated from the coding sequence ATGACCCGCCGCACGCCCGCCGATCCCCGTTTCAACGACCAGTCCAATACCCAAACCCTGGAGCGCACCCAAATTACCCGCCCGCGCCTGTACCGGGTGCTGCTGCTCAACGACGATTACACGCCGATGGAATTCGTGGTGATGGTGCTGGGCCGCTATTTCCGCAAGTCGGACAGCGACGCCGAGATGATCATGCTGGCCGTTCACCGCAAGGGGCAGGGCGTGGCCGGGGTGTATACCCGCGAAGTGGCCGAAACCAAAGTGGCGCAGGTCATAGAGCACGCCCGCAGCGAAGGCTATCCGCTGCGGGTGGTGGCCGAGCCGGAGCCGAGCGCGTAA
- a CDS encoding AAA family ATPase: MLAQPFRNTLQRAADLAAERSHEYVTLEHLLYALTDDPDARNALSASGTDLERLKADLNEVLATFETVDEAPELTFTVQEVVQDAILQRHASGKGNQDVTGDLVLVELMEQPDSFARAALEAQGVTRLALLEYVSHGGNGEKEIAGIDGMAPEAETVQDPLAAYTADLTQQAEDGELDPVIGRENELTRMLHILARRSKNNPVLVGEPGVGKTALAEGLAQHVVSGKAPGFLKGARIYALDMGALIAGTRYRGDFEQRLKAVLRALEGQNTVLFIDELHTLVGAGATEGGSMDAANLLKPALARGSLRVLGATTPQELRHLEKDRALWRRFGVVDVPEPSEADALDILRGLQSRYAEHHKVSYSDAALDAAVKLSARYIRDRFLPDKAIDVIDEAGAARSVRGEGGEISEADIEATVARIARVPVGQVKAEEVQSLATLETDLSARVYGQDAAVKAIASAVKLARAGLRDPRKPQGAFLFAGPTGVGKTELARALAERLGVELLRFDMSEYQEAHTVARLIGAPPGYVGFDQGGLLTDAIAKQPHAVLLLDEIEKAHPDVYNLFLQLLDHGTLTDHAGKKIDGRGLMVLFTTNAGAADASRPALGFGRTGREGELMEAVKRSFAPEFRNRLDAVIPFAALSETVMTQVVDKFLAELDAQLAERSVTLSVTPAARALIAKLGYDPAMGARPLARVIEDKLKRPLADELLFGRLKGGGAVTVGVKDGELILR; encoded by the coding sequence ATGCTTGCCCAACCCTTCCGCAACACCCTCCAACGCGCCGCTGACCTCGCCGCTGAGCGCAGCCACGAATACGTCACGCTTGAGCACCTGCTGTATGCCCTGACCGACGACCCCGACGCCAGAAACGCGCTGAGCGCCAGCGGCACCGACTTGGAGCGTCTCAAAGCCGATTTGAATGAAGTGCTGGCGACTTTTGAGACTGTCGATGAAGCCCCCGAGCTGACGTTCACGGTGCAGGAAGTGGTGCAAGACGCCATCTTGCAGCGCCACGCCAGCGGCAAGGGCAATCAGGACGTGACCGGCGACCTAGTACTGGTGGAACTGATGGAGCAGCCCGACAGCTTCGCCCGCGCCGCGTTGGAAGCTCAGGGCGTGACCCGTCTGGCGCTCTTGGAGTACGTGAGTCACGGCGGCAACGGGGAGAAGGAAATCGCGGGGATAGACGGAATGGCCCCCGAAGCTGAGACGGTTCAAGACCCGCTGGCCGCTTACACCGCTGACCTGACCCAGCAGGCCGAGGACGGAGAGCTTGACCCGGTGATTGGCCGCGAGAACGAGCTGACGAGAATGCTGCACATTCTGGCCCGCCGCAGCAAAAACAATCCGGTGCTGGTGGGCGAGCCGGGCGTGGGCAAAACCGCGCTGGCCGAGGGGTTGGCACAGCATGTGGTGAGCGGCAAGGCTCCAGGCTTCCTCAAAGGGGCCCGCATCTACGCCTTGGACATGGGCGCACTGATCGCCGGAACCCGCTACCGGGGCGACTTCGAGCAGCGCCTCAAGGCCGTGCTGAGGGCGCTGGAAGGCCAGAATACCGTGCTGTTTATCGACGAACTCCACACGCTGGTCGGGGCCGGAGCCACCGAGGGCGGCAGCATGGACGCGGCCAACTTGCTCAAGCCCGCGCTGGCGCGTGGGAGCCTACGGGTGCTGGGCGCGACCACGCCGCAGGAGTTGCGCCACCTCGAAAAAGACCGTGCCTTGTGGCGGCGCTTCGGTGTGGTGGATGTGCCGGAGCCGAGCGAGGCCGACGCGCTAGACATTTTGCGGGGGCTGCAAAGCCGCTACGCCGAACACCACAAAGTCAGTTACAGCGACGCCGCACTAGACGCCGCCGTGAAGCTCTCGGCCCGCTATATCCGCGACCGCTTTTTGCCCGACAAGGCCATTGACGTGATCGACGAGGCGGGGGCAGCCCGCTCGGTGCGCGGCGAGGGCGGCGAGATCAGTGAGGCTGACATCGAGGCGACGGTGGCCCGCATCGCCCGTGTGCCGGTGGGACAAGTCAAGGCCGAGGAAGTGCAGTCATTGGCGACGTTGGAAACCGATCTGAGCGCTCGCGTCTACGGCCAAGACGCCGCCGTGAAAGCCATTGCCAGCGCCGTCAAGCTGGCCCGCGCTGGCCTGCGTGATCCGCGCAAACCGCAGGGAGCCTTTTTGTTCGCAGGACCAACCGGGGTGGGCAAAACCGAACTGGCCCGCGCCCTCGCTGAGCGGCTGGGCGTGGAACTGCTGCGGTTCGACATGAGCGAGTATCAGGAGGCGCATACGGTGGCACGACTCATCGGTGCGCCTCCCGGCTATGTGGGCTTTGATCAGGGCGGCCTGCTCACCGACGCGATTGCCAAGCAGCCGCACGCCGTGTTGCTGCTCGACGAAATTGAAAAGGCCCACCCCGACGTTTACAACCTGTTTTTGCAACTGCTCGATCACGGCACCCTGACCGACCACGCGGGCAAGAAGATCGACGGGCGCGGTTTGATGGTGCTGTTTACCACCAACGCCGGAGCCGCCGACGCCTCGCGGCCCGCGTTGGGGTTCGGGCGCACGGGCCGCGAGGGTGAGCTGATGGAAGCGGTCAAACGCAGCTTCGCGCCGGAGTTCCGCAACCGCCTCGACGCGGTGATTCCCTTTGCCGCGCTCTCAGAAACGGTGATGACGCAGGTGGTGGACAAGTTCCTGGCCGAGTTGGACGCCCAACTTGCGGAGCGCAGCGTCACCCTGAGCGTCACACCCGCCGCCCGCGCCCTGATCGCCAAGCTCGGCTACGACCCGGCAATGGGCGCTCGTCCGCTGGCCCGCGTGATTGAGGACAAGCTCAAGCGCCCGCTGGCTGACGAGCTGCTGTTCGGGCGCTTGAAGGGCGGCGGCGCGGTGACGGTGGGCGTCAAAGACGGAGAGCTGATTTTGCGGTAA
- a CDS encoding ABC transporter substrate-binding protein, translated as MKRTLLFSLTALLLTSASAEIRIGVIISATGPAASLGIPEKNTVALLPKKIAGQDVTYIILDDASDTTTAVTDVRKLIQDNKVDLIIGTTTTPASLAMIDVVAQAKVPMISLAASESIIKPVDDKRSWVFKTPQTDAIMAAAIVDHMAKNGVKTVGYIGFNDAYGEGWFAELQKNAAAKGIKIVASERYNRTDTSVTAQALKVSAAKPDAVLIGASGVPGVLPQKALRDRGFTGKIYQTHGVANPDFLRVGGKDVEGAILPAGPILVADQLPDTNPNKKVGLSYVNQYEAVYGKGSVSTFGGHMYDAGLILQKAIPKALKAAKPGTPEFREALRTAIEGTRNVIGAHGIFNMSATDHLGLDARSRVMVVVQDGTWKLLK; from the coding sequence ATGAAACGCACCCTACTGTTTTCCCTGACCGCCCTTCTTTTGACCAGTGCCAGCGCCGAAATCCGCATCGGCGTGATTATCAGCGCCACCGGCCCCGCCGCCAGCTTGGGCATTCCCGAAAAGAACACGGTGGCCCTGCTGCCCAAGAAAATCGCCGGGCAAGACGTCACTTACATCATCCTCGACGACGCCTCCGACACCACCACCGCCGTTACCGATGTCCGCAAGCTGATTCAGGACAACAAAGTCGATTTGATTATCGGCACGACCACCACGCCCGCCAGCCTCGCCATGATCGACGTGGTGGCGCAGGCCAAAGTGCCGATGATCAGCCTCGCGGCCTCCGAGAGCATCATCAAGCCGGTGGACGACAAGCGCAGTTGGGTCTTTAAAACGCCGCAGACCGACGCGATCATGGCCGCCGCCATCGTGGATCACATGGCCAAAAACGGGGTCAAGACGGTGGGATACATCGGCTTCAACGACGCTTACGGCGAAGGCTGGTTTGCCGAACTCCAGAAAAACGCCGCTGCCAAGGGCATCAAAATTGTGGCCTCCGAGCGCTACAACCGCACCGACACCAGCGTCACGGCGCAGGCGCTCAAGGTATCGGCAGCCAAACCCGACGCCGTATTGATCGGCGCTTCGGGCGTGCCGGGCGTGCTGCCGCAAAAAGCGCTGCGTGACCGGGGCTTTACCGGCAAAATCTACCAAACGCACGGCGTCGCCAACCCTGACTTCCTGCGCGTGGGCGGCAAGGATGTGGAAGGCGCGATCTTGCCCGCCGGCCCGATTTTGGTGGCCGACCAACTCCCCGACACCAACCCCAACAAGAAAGTCGGCCTGAGCTACGTCAACCAGTACGAAGCGGTCTACGGCAAAGGCTCAGTCAGCACCTTCGGGGGGCATATGTACGACGCCGGCCTGATTTTGCAAAAGGCCATTCCCAAAGCGCTCAAAGCTGCCAAACCCGGCACGCCCGAGTTCCGCGAGGCGCTCCGCACCGCCATCGAAGGCACCCGCAACGTCATCGGGGCGCACGGCATCTTCAACATGTCGGCCACCGATCACCTCGGCCTCGACGCCCGCTCCCGCGTGATGGTCGTCGTGCAAGACGGCACTTGGAAACTGCTGAAGTAA
- a CDS encoding branched-chain amino acid ABC transporter permease, whose product MDLAQIFDPAIFPVLAADGLTNGAVYALLSLALVLVFAVTRVIFVAQGEFVSFGALTLASLQLGKVPGTLWLVLALLAISAVVEGISQVRQGQARRAGLVLLSAVAIGAGLWALLTWLAPLKLALPLQVLLTLLLVVPLGPLSYRLAFMPLREASTLVLLIAAVSLHLVLSGLGLAFFGAEGSRTPAFAEGQVTLGQVQLSAQSLVTILVSAALMLALYFFFDRTLAGKALRATAVNRLGARLSGISPVRAGYVSFTLAATIGALSGLLIGPSTPLSYDSGFLIGLKGFVGAIVGGLVSYPVAALGALLVGLLESFASFSFSAWKEVIVFGLILPVLLWRSLTTRHAEEEE is encoded by the coding sequence TTGGACTTAGCCCAGATCTTTGACCCCGCCATCTTCCCCGTTCTCGCTGCCGACGGCCTGACCAACGGCGCGGTCTACGCCCTGCTCAGCCTCGCACTGGTGCTGGTCTTCGCCGTCACGCGGGTCATCTTCGTGGCTCAGGGCGAGTTCGTTTCGTTCGGAGCGCTGACGCTGGCCAGCTTGCAACTCGGCAAGGTTCCCGGCACGCTGTGGCTGGTGCTGGCGCTGCTGGCGATCAGCGCGGTGGTGGAAGGCATTTCGCAAGTTCGGCAGGGCCAAGCGAGGCGGGCCGGACTGGTGCTGCTCTCTGCGGTTGCCATCGGTGCGGGCCTGTGGGCGCTGCTGACCTGGCTGGCACCGCTCAAGCTGGCGCTGCCGCTGCAAGTGCTGCTGACCCTGCTGCTGGTCGTGCCGCTGGGGCCGCTGAGCTACCGGCTGGCCTTCATGCCGCTGCGGGAAGCCAGCACGCTCGTTCTGCTGATCGCCGCCGTCAGCCTGCACTTGGTGCTCAGCGGGCTGGGATTGGCCTTTTTCGGGGCGGAAGGCTCGCGCACACCCGCCTTTGCCGAGGGCCAGGTCACGCTGGGACAGGTGCAGCTCAGCGCCCAGAGCCTCGTGACTATTTTGGTCAGCGCCGCGTTGATGCTGGCCCTGTATTTCTTCTTTGACCGCACCCTGGCAGGCAAAGCGCTCAGGGCCACCGCCGTCAACCGGCTGGGCGCGAGGCTCAGCGGGATCAGTCCGGTGCGGGCAGGCTACGTCAGCTTCACGCTGGCCGCCACCATCGGAGCGCTCAGCGGCCTGCTGATCGGCCCCTCCACCCCGCTGAGTTACGACAGCGGCTTTCTGATCGGCCTCAAGGGCTTCGTGGGGGCCATCGTCGGCGGCTTGGTGTCGTATCCGGTGGCGGCGCTCGGCGCACTGTTGGTGGGCCTGCTGGAGAGCTTCGCCTCGTTCAGCTTCAGCGCCTGGAAGGAAGTGATTGTGTTCGGGCTGATTTTGCCGGTGCTGCTGTGGCGCTCGCTCACCACCCGCCACGCTGAGGAAGAGGAATGA